A stretch of Caenibius tardaugens NBRC 16725 DNA encodes these proteins:
- the kdpC gene encoding potassium-transporting ATPase subunit KdpC, with amino-acid sequence MLNDLASALRPALVLTILFAAVLGLAYPAMITGVAQVLFPAQANGSLIRDHGRVVGSELIAQRFAGDGYFHPRPSAAGEGYEADNSYGSNLGPGSKALHDRVKGDVERLQTAPGITVPPDLVTTSASGLDPHISPEAAFFQMQRVADARGLQLAAVRKLVESRIETPLLGFLGERRVNVLMLNRALDTIAGQRANTSP; translated from the coding sequence ATGTTGAACGATCTCGCTTCTGCCCTGCGCCCCGCGCTGGTGTTGACTATTCTCTTCGCGGCTGTGCTGGGGCTGGCGTACCCGGCCATGATTACCGGGGTCGCTCAGGTGCTGTTTCCGGCTCAGGCAAACGGCAGCCTTATCCGCGATCATGGGCGTGTCGTCGGCTCCGAACTGATCGCGCAGCGCTTTGCCGGGGATGGATATTTCCACCCGCGTCCTTCGGCGGCAGGCGAAGGATACGAAGCCGACAACAGCTATGGTTCCAATCTCGGCCCCGGCAGCAAAGCCCTGCACGATCGGGTCAAGGGCGATGTCGAACGGTTGCAAACCGCACCAGGGATTACCGTCCCACCTGACCTGGTGACCACTTCCGCTTCGGGGCTCGATCCTCATATCAGCCCCGAAGCGGCCTTCTTCCAGATGCAGCGCGTGGCCGATGCACGCGGATTGCAATTGGCCGCAGTGCGCAAGCTGGTGGAAAGCCGGATCGAAACGCCGCTTCTGGGCTTTCTTGGGGAACGCCGCGTCAATGTGCTGATGCTCAATCGGGCATTGGATACAATCGCCGGACAACGCGCTAATACATCCCCGTGA